The DNA segment GGGTAAAGCTCAGTACCATTCACTCCACCACAAGACTCATCAATCTCAAAGTGCGTGTGATGTcctttaataaaaaaagagtATATGAAAACCATCTCCATATCATCCGGATACGGAGTCTCTGCATCACATAAACAGAAAGCGCTAAGAgctaaagaaaaattaaaaaaaaaactttaaaaatgtaGATGTCTTAACAAAACCTTTGATCTTCTCAAGAAGTTGACTCTCAGTAACAAAAGCCTTCACAAGCTTCTTCTCAATCTTCCCTTCCCACATCTCAACAAGATCATTCATAGAACACACGTTTCCACACGGCCTAAGGTACAACGTCTTGTTAAGTGTTCTAGGATCATCAATCGTTTTGATCGTAAACGCAGCCGCATCAACCTCATTCACAAAAACAGCTacacaacacacacacacagactcATAAGCCACTTGTAGTAGTTAAAGGAGTAAAAAGGAGAGACCTTTAACGTCCCCATCTCCAAAGACAGTGACTTTATCCATCGGAGGAGATTGAAGACCCGGTTGGACTAGAGATGGAAGTAGAATCCTCATGAACAGTCCGCAGCAAATGTACGTGTAAGGAATGTTTGATGATTCTATAAGACGTCTTATCTCGGACTTCTTTGAGTAGAAGCCGTGATCGAGATCAGAGACCTGTGTCTTGTCCGGATCTGCTCCGTATTCAGCAGGTATAAACCTCTGCGAACAAACAATGTCTCATGTTCAATGTCCAAACACTAAAATGTGAATGAGTGAGAGAGAGACCGTGATGGAGGGAGTTCGTTTGATGACATTGATGAGGAGTTTCTGATCAAGAACGTGTTTTGATGGGATCGCAGAGATCACGATATCTACTTTACTCACTGCTTCTTCTAAGCTTGCTTCATCATCCAATGAACCCTGAATCCATAATACAAAAACCCAAATCAAACGAAGAATAAAAAAGCAAACTTTGAGATTTAATGAGAGAAGTTATTGGAGAAAGGAAGAGACTTTGAGGAGAGTGACGCCGGAGGAGGAGAGAGATTCAAGGGTAACGGACTTGGAAGGATCGGAGAATGTAGAGTTTCTGATGAGGGCGAATGTCGGGTGACCCGATTGGA comes from the Brassica rapa cultivar Chiifu-401-42 chromosome A01, CAAS_Brap_v3.01, whole genome shotgun sequence genome and includes:
- the LOC103837182 gene encoding probable pinoresinol-lariciresinol reductase 3, with the translated sequence MEKTKEKSRVLVIGATGRLGHYLTRFSIQSGHPTFALIRNSTFSDPSKSVTLESLSSSGVTLLKGSLDDEASLEEAVSKVDIVISAIPSKHVLDQKLLINVIKRTPSITRFIPAEYGADPDKTQVSDLDHGFYSKKSEIRRLIESSNIPYTYICCGLFMRILLPSLVQPGLQSPPMDKVTVFGDGDVKAVFVNEVDAAAFTIKTIDDPRTLNKTLYLRPCGNVCSMNDLVEMWEGKIEKKLVKAFVTESQLLEKIKETPYPDDMEMVFIYSFFIKGHHTHFEIDESCGGVNGTELYPDVKYMTVSEFLDTLL